A part of Hippea maritima DSM 10411 genomic DNA contains:
- the ald gene encoding alanine dehydrogenase: MIIGVPKEIKPNENRVGLTPSAVAEFVHHGHEVLVQKRAGEGSGISDKEFVRAGAKIVDTARDIFDNSQMVVKVKEPQPQEIDMLKEGQIIYTYLHLAPDRPQTLGLMEKKVVAIAYETIEVDGKLPLLEPMSEVAGKMASIMAAYYLAKPYGGRGVLAGGVTGVHSAKFVILGGGTAGLNAAKVAAGMGASVYVLDINTERLRYLEDVLPKNCRMIMSSRMNIEEEIKDADAVIGTVLIPGAKTPKLIRRDMLKTMKKGSVIVDVSIDQGGCVETSKPTTHQDPVFEVDGVLHYCVANMPGAYARTSTFALVNATLPFGLLIADLGWIEAAKRYRSIAKGLNVVYGKITCKPVAEAHGLEHAPVETVLQ; the protein is encoded by the coding sequence ATGATTATTGGGGTTCCAAAGGAGATAAAACCCAACGAAAATAGAGTGGGGCTTACCCCATCTGCAGTGGCTGAGTTTGTGCATCACGGACACGAGGTTTTGGTTCAGAAAAGGGCAGGAGAGGGTAGTGGTATATCTGATAAGGAATTTGTTAGAGCTGGAGCAAAAATTGTTGATACGGCTAGAGATATTTTTGATAACTCCCAGATGGTAGTGAAGGTTAAAGAGCCTCAGCCTCAAGAAATAGATATGCTGAAGGAAGGACAAATCATATATACATATTTACATCTCGCCCCTGATAGACCTCAGACGCTTGGTTTAATGGAGAAAAAGGTTGTAGCTATAGCCTATGAGACGATAGAGGTAGATGGAAAGTTGCCTTTGCTTGAACCAATGAGCGAAGTAGCAGGCAAGATGGCTTCTATTATGGCTGCCTATTATTTAGCAAAGCCCTACGGAGGCAGAGGTGTTTTGGCTGGCGGTGTTACAGGTGTCCATTCTGCTAAGTTTGTGATACTTGGAGGCGGAACGGCCGGACTGAACGCAGCAAAAGTTGCAGCTGGTATGGGTGCTAGTGTTTATGTTTTAGATATAAATACTGAAAGATTGAGATACCTTGAAGATGTATTACCCAAGAATTGTCGGATGATAATGTCCAGCAGAATGAATATAGAAGAAGAGATAAAGGATGCTGATGCTGTTATTGGTACGGTTTTAATACCTGGTGCAAAGACGCCTAAGCTCATTAGGCGCGATATGCTTAAGACAATGAAAAAGGGTTCTGTTATAGTCGATGTATCGATAGATCAGGGTGGATGTGTAGAGACATCAAAACCCACAACTCATCAAGACCCGGTTTTTGAGGTTGATGGCGTCTTGCATTATTGTGTTGCGAATATGCCCGGTGCATATGCACGAACTTCAACGTTTGCTCTGGTTAATGCTACTTTGCCGTTTGGTTTGTTGATAGCTGACCTTGGATGGATTGAAGCAGCCAAGCGCTATCGTTCTATAGCAAAAGGACTTAATGTGGTTTATGGAAAAATAACATGTAAGCCTGTAGCAGAGGCTCACGGATTGGAGCATGCGCCTGTAGAAACAGTTCTTCAATGA
- a CDS encoding methanogen output domain 1-containing protein produces MDKKLKEVCLDVDTECVLSHICYRYAAMVMSGLVEALEYFGGKQGTKVLRRILAKRIPMEMMEAMEVDPSLLKKFTKEDISKLLPEMIKSKGGPDLSIDMLSDGQIKFTLNECHFLPYSKSKGFCNITAGLMLGFAQMLSGKPMDIEEIQTIAKGGENCVFIAKPKF; encoded by the coding sequence ATGGATAAAAAGCTTAAGGAAGTTTGTCTTGATGTCGATACTGAATGTGTGTTGAGTCATATCTGTTATAGGTATGCAGCTATGGTGATGTCAGGTCTTGTTGAGGCCTTAGAATACTTTGGCGGCAAGCAGGGAACAAAGGTTTTAAGGAGAATCTTGGCAAAAAGGATTCCTATGGAAATGATGGAGGCTATGGAGGTTGATCCTTCACTGCTTAAAAAGTTTACAAAAGAAGACATTTCAAAACTATTGCCTGAGATGATAAAGTCTAAAGGTGGACCCGATTTATCAATAGATATGCTGAGTGATGGCCAAATAAAATTTACATTAAATGAGTGTCACTTTTTGCCCTATTCAAAATCTAAAGGATTTTGCAACATAACTGCAGGCTTAATGCTTGGGTTTGCTCAAATGCTTTCTGGCAAACCTATGGATATAGAAGAGATCCAAACTATAGCAAAAGGTGGAGAGAATTGTGTGTTTATAGCCAAACCAAAATTTTAG
- a CDS encoding MgtC/SapB family protein gives MNEIVKWMPDWFFLLILSILIGGIVGLEQESYHRKIEEKHFGGIRTFPLISLLGFSSEYFLRSPVIVAIIFTCFSLMIVGEYLYEAFYFNRKGITTEIAGLFTFVIGVILAKGYVIEAVSLSIIITLILSLREFLHGFVEKYIYKKDISAILKFLVVSAVLYPILPDKSFTFLKLNPRSIWLMVVLISSISFAAYFATKLLGSKKGILITALFGGLMSSTAVTLAFSKRSKEAPELSCELALGVILASSIMFIRQLIVMFIIYPSISYKFAFFSIIAFLVGLAFALKRHKSGNEVVEVEFSNPYDLTHALFFGAFYTVVLILSRLAHTYLGSKGIYLLGFVSGFADVDPLTISMSQLSKTGIININVALVSIIISSITNTLIKGVYATMFGHKNMRGLIWKAFIAMSIISVGIVLGVKFM, from the coding sequence ATGAATGAAATAGTTAAATGGATGCCTGATTGGTTTTTCTTGCTTATTTTGAGTATATTAATTGGTGGTATTGTAGGGCTTGAGCAAGAGTCGTACCACAGGAAAATAGAAGAGAAACATTTTGGTGGTATCAGAACATTTCCTTTGATTTCATTGCTTGGTTTTTCTTCTGAATACTTTCTAAGATCTCCAGTAATTGTGGCCATAATTTTTACCTGTTTTTCACTTATGATAGTTGGTGAATACTTATATGAGGCATTTTATTTCAATAGAAAGGGTATAACAACAGAGATCGCTGGACTTTTTACATTTGTTATTGGTGTTATTTTAGCAAAAGGTTATGTGATAGAAGCCGTTTCCTTAAGTATAATAATAACACTTATTCTCTCTCTGAGGGAGTTTCTGCACGGCTTTGTTGAAAAATATATCTATAAAAAGGATATCTCGGCTATATTAAAGTTCCTTGTTGTTTCTGCCGTTTTGTATCCTATACTCCCCGATAAGAGTTTTACTTTTTTGAAGCTCAATCCACGATCTATCTGGTTAATGGTGGTTTTAATTTCTTCTATTTCTTTTGCCGCTTATTTTGCTACAAAACTTCTGGGGTCAAAAAAAGGTATTCTTATAACGGCATTATTTGGCGGCCTTATGAGTTCAACAGCTGTTACACTTGCTTTTTCTAAACGCTCCAAAGAGGCACCCGAGCTTTCATGTGAGCTTGCCTTAGGGGTGATACTTGCAAGTTCTATTATGTTTATAAGGCAACTTATAGTTATGTTTATAATATACCCATCTATATCATATAAGTTTGCTTTCTTTAGTATTATAGCTTTTCTTGTTGGTTTGGCTTTTGCTCTAAAGAGGCATAAGTCAGGTAATGAGGTTGTAGAGGTTGAGTTTTCAAATCCGTATGATTTAACTCATGCTCTTTTTTTTGGTGCTTTTTATACTGTGGTTCTTATTTTGTCCAGACTTGCTCATACCTATCTGGGTTCAAAGGGTATTTATTTGCTTGGTTTTGTCTCTGGTTTTGCTGATGTTGACCCATTGACAATATCTATGAGCCAGCTATCAAAAACGGGTATTATTAATATAAACGTTGCCTTGGTGAGTATAATAATATCAAGTATAACCAATACGCTTATCAAAGGTGTGTATGCCACCATGTTTGGACATAAAAATATGAGGGGTTTAATCTGGAAGGCATTTATTGCCATGAGCATAATTAGTGTTGGCATAGTTTTGGGTGTAAAATTTATGTGA
- a CDS encoding TetR/AcrR family transcriptional regulator, with translation MKKLDLILTKAKTLFAQKGFDATTMDEIAREAEVNKALIYYYFKDKESLYEEIFKIILKGILDKLYSIKTYEPREALFEYVKAFCEYAKEDEAFFKILMYEISSSGKHLPDLALELLSKATSFLDEILKEGINRGVFKNVNTLTVHFLIVGTVSFTVCSRNIRNTKSKTGILPEFLTKEAKSLCDEIFNIIVKGLER, from the coding sequence ATGAAAAAACTTGATTTAATTCTTACAAAAGCTAAAACATTATTTGCCCAAAAAGGTTTTGATGCAACAACAATGGATGAAATAGCAAGGGAAGCTGAGGTAAACAAAGCTCTAATCTATTACTATTTCAAAGACAAAGAAAGCCTCTACGAGGAAATATTCAAAATAATCTTAAAAGGAATCCTGGATAAGCTGTACTCCATAAAAACATACGAACCAAGAGAAGCACTATTTGAGTATGTAAAAGCTTTCTGTGAATATGCAAAAGAGGATGAGGCATTTTTTAAGATCTTAATGTATGAGATATCATCCTCAGGTAAACACCTGCCAGATCTTGCATTGGAATTACTATCAAAGGCCACAAGCTTTCTTGACGAGATATTAAAAGAGGGAATAAATAGGGGAGTTTTTAAAAACGTAAATACACTAACCGTTCATTTTCTTATAGTTGGAACTGTAAGTTTTACTGTATGCAGTAGAAATATAAGGAATACAAAATCAAAAACAGGCATTTTGCCGGAATTTTTAACAAAAGAGGCAAAAAGCTTGTGTGATGAAATTTTCAATATAATTGTAAAGGGGCTTGAAAGATGA
- a CDS encoding TolC family protein: MKKILSLLILASFISLNAYSTTIRQLFDALKNQPQTKVDEFFLKSAKAGYSKTTSLFWPKIYATYSYTHYNSPTNLRPLTPTKSSQLMQTNGNLPFSKNIYQIGVNVSMPVFVYPLFSLTKKAQALTKAAKIKKKLNFIRNEAAIVSLNAQLEYIKNLKKAIEGRINSLNTQLNTIKRAVKLGRAAPIEALKIEDSLNRLNIQLNKLNSSEYNVIMSIYTLTGIKLNKPAGMELARPVKEKELFQLKPLEYNLQASKYELKAKEGELLPSIYMQGFIARKFGKSYNTNKHVLRNYGSIGLYLQIPIFDKVVYSDIEKAKSDYIKNRYKLQEYKRQLIAQSKSTKDELKILSKSIILAKKNIKNSEELLKYAKVAFRLQRMTEEEYLRYEDNLLSAKAELLELKLRKWQDISKLAIIYGNDLKEIVR, from the coding sequence ATGAAAAAGATCTTATCACTTCTAATATTGGCAAGTTTTATATCTCTGAACGCCTACTCAACTACAATAAGGCAGTTATTTGATGCTCTGAAAAATCAACCTCAAACAAAGGTAGATGAGTTCTTCTTAAAAAGTGCAAAGGCCGGATACTCAAAAACCACATCCCTATTCTGGCCAAAAATTTATGCCACATATTCATACACCCACTATAACTCACCCACAAACCTAAGACCACTAACACCAACAAAAAGCTCCCAACTAATGCAAACAAACGGCAACCTACCATTTTCTAAAAACATATATCAAATCGGAGTAAATGTTAGCATGCCCGTGTTCGTTTATCCTCTTTTTAGCCTAACAAAGAAAGCACAGGCCTTAACCAAAGCAGCCAAAATAAAAAAGAAACTAAACTTTATCAGAAATGAGGCAGCCATTGTTTCCCTAAACGCCCAACTTGAATACATAAAAAACCTAAAGAAGGCTATAGAAGGACGCATAAACTCTTTAAATACACAGCTAAACACAATAAAAAGGGCTGTAAAGCTTGGAAGGGCAGCACCTATTGAAGCATTAAAAATAGAGGATAGCCTAAACAGATTAAATATACAGCTTAATAAACTCAATTCTTCTGAATACAATGTCATTATGTCAATCTACACTCTAACGGGGATAAAGCTCAACAAACCTGCAGGAATGGAACTTGCAAGACCAGTTAAGGAAAAAGAGTTATTCCAATTAAAACCGCTAGAATACAATCTACAAGCTTCTAAGTATGAACTTAAAGCAAAAGAGGGCGAGCTTTTACCTTCAATTTATATGCAAGGTTTCATAGCAAGGAAGTTTGGAAAAAGCTATAACACCAACAAGCATGTGCTAAGAAACTATGGCAGTATAGGTTTGTATTTGCAAATTCCCATATTTGATAAGGTTGTTTACTCCGACATAGAAAAAGCCAAGTCCGATTATATAAAAAACCGATACAAGCTACAGGAATACAAAAGGCAACTGATTGCTCAATCAAAGAGCACCAAGGATGAACTAAAAATACTTAGTAAATCTATAATTTTAGCAAAAAAGAATATAAAAAATTCAGAGGAGCTACTTAAATATGCAAAGGTGGCATTTAGATTGCAAAGAATGACAGAGGAGGAGTATCTAAGGTATGAAGATAACCTTCTTTCTGCCAAAGCAGAGTTGCTTGAGCTTAAATTAAGAAAATGGCAAGATATATCTAAATTGGCAATAATTTATGGAAATGATTTAAAGGAGATAGTGAGATGA
- a CDS encoding efflux RND transporter periplasmic adaptor subunit has protein sequence MTKKLVSIVLVVLIAIGIVALVKKRKSELAKLPTAKVYPVVVKTIKPKLENFYLSLSGLGLIKSSIDMIITSKLSGRLMYVKNIGDKVKKGEVIARLDVSATKAAISQAISQQKSLKAKLSAATLTLKNLELTHKRTAELLKVKGASIEQFQKEEDQLASVSSQISSLKSQIKATKSNIKHLRILLSYGIIKSPVDGVVSKKFLNTGDVVMPGKPICSISSTGGKYLLLRLPEDIKPQGVIFEGKYHKVIPLHSTFNGLDEYKADIDTTLNTNARVKVGVVIFKGKAIKLPFDAVLSDDGKNYVFIAKGNKSIPKQIKIIASGEEGLAVLDKGLLGKKLILAKPDIFIKLRGGVPIVKE, from the coding sequence ATGACAAAGAAGCTTGTTTCTATTGTTCTTGTTGTTTTAATAGCCATTGGAATTGTAGCTTTGGTTAAAAAGAGAAAAAGCGAGCTTGCAAAACTACCAACTGCAAAGGTTTATCCCGTCGTTGTAAAGACGATAAAACCAAAGCTTGAGAACTTCTATCTAAGTTTAAGCGGGCTTGGGCTTATAAAAAGCTCGATCGATATGATTATCACATCAAAGCTATCAGGCAGGCTCATGTATGTCAAAAACATAGGTGATAAGGTAAAAAAGGGAGAGGTGATAGCAAGGTTAGATGTATCTGCAACAAAAGCTGCAATATCTCAGGCCATCTCGCAGCAAAAATCCTTAAAAGCAAAGCTATCAGCCGCCACGCTCACATTGAAAAACTTAGAATTAACACACAAAAGAACCGCAGAGCTTCTAAAGGTCAAAGGTGCATCAATAGAACAATTTCAAAAAGAGGAAGATCAGCTGGCTTCGGTTAGTTCTCAAATCTCATCTCTAAAATCCCAAATAAAGGCAACAAAAAGCAATATCAAACACCTAAGGATACTTTTAAGCTATGGCATCATAAAATCACCTGTAGATGGTGTAGTAAGCAAAAAGTTTCTAAATACAGGTGATGTTGTAATGCCGGGTAAGCCGATCTGTTCTATCAGCTCAACCGGCGGTAAATATCTGCTGTTGAGATTGCCTGAGGATATAAAGCCGCAGGGTGTCATCTTTGAGGGCAAGTATCACAAGGTTATACCCCTTCACAGCACATTCAACGGTTTAGATGAATACAAAGCAGATATTGACACGACTCTAAACACCAATGCCAGGGTTAAAGTGGGCGTTGTTATTTTCAAAGGCAAAGCCATAAAATTACCGTTTGATGCAGTTTTATCGGATGATGGAAAGAATTACGTTTTTATTGCTAAAGGCAACAAGTCTATCCCCAAGCAGATAAAAATAATAGCCTCGGGTGAGGAGGGTTTAGCTGTTTTGGATAAGGGTCTTTTGGGTAAAAAGTTGATTTTAGCAAAACCTGACATCTTTATAAAACTCCGCGGTGGCGTGCCGATAGTAAAGGAGTAA
- a CDS encoding efflux RND transporter permease subunit — protein sequence MFDYFYKRPYTLFSIIILFFIMGIIGLKELPKNLFPDTDRPQVVIITKIPGATAQVASSSVSKPIEEEIARLSYVRDINSVNVANFSIVKVEFEYKKGLENAAVDVANALSIVKSKLPPNANPSIYTVGSFTLPVDVIALSPKNSSITLGDIRKIADSFIKPYLLSIKDIGNVEVFGGYKSAITINIDPYKLAKYNISADRVIKALFSLDRDMPIGFMKSKNNFLTLTYYGEKDRIEKLKQLQVAPNLPLKSVAEVKWDYEKRFSGYMGNGHPAIALAIQRAPGGSVLDVSNAARNAIKQLQKQYPNIKFEISDTQRNLIQTSNSNMLEALRDAIIYTLLVLLLFLGNFRAIIAAGLSIPMVFFTTIAVIWLMGGELNIVVYTAIILSLGMLTDDAVVVLENIERHLNELKEDLNTAIYKGTKEVLGPVFAGTLSTIVILFPLMFVGDFPQKIFQPLISTLIIALIVSYFLSITFVPKLSIYLYKNGTNKTKIEKMFEKLYYNTIGKLIDPYLGILRFSNSGKVALRRSLLILGVIAVFVLSIKNIMPILGRDIMPPMDTGIVIAKVKFSSNSTADASMKKLQSFLNWLHKQPYVVKSSVAFGSEAGVLSLGSGNLPSEASITINCVDRFHRKLTIWQMESIFRNKLNKLPGIKSVNVYDFGATPLSTIKAPLDIRILSGSYYNLPKEANYIAKNIKKIKGLTSIDTSWDSNFEEITVNIDTNKSLSYGLTPAQIIAQIPINGRIAAVNGDFASMNSQFVRVYLKGKFNENLNSIKLLPIKTPFGYYIPLQAVAKFKKHFTPAKIERDQLLYSLDVSGYRNKKPITMITADSEKILKHINTKGFKVEQAGSIVQLNDSFKRMLKAILIGVILLTMTLIAVYRSVRMGLVMIVVLPLSMIGASWAMLIFHKPSCMPSMMGILLLFGIIIKNSVLLIDFYQHYREKESPFESALESVRVRFRPVMMTAFGTIAGMIPIALERAVGLERLSPLADVAVGGLLIGTFLTLVYVPMFAYMFDSKSKTDKSTKATS from the coding sequence ATGTTTGACTATTTTTACAAAAGACCTTATACGCTCTTTAGCATAATCATTCTGTTTTTCATAATGGGAATTATAGGCCTAAAAGAACTGCCCAAAAACCTGTTTCCTGATACAGACAGGCCACAGGTTGTAATTATCACTAAGATTCCCGGTGCGACAGCTCAGGTTGCTTCAAGCAGCGTATCAAAACCGATAGAAGAAGAGATTGCAAGATTAAGCTATGTTAGGGATATAAACAGTGTAAATGTCGCTAACTTCTCCATAGTCAAGGTTGAGTTTGAGTATAAAAAGGGATTGGAAAATGCAGCCGTTGATGTGGCAAACGCTCTGTCAATCGTTAAATCCAAACTGCCACCAAACGCAAATCCATCCATATATACAGTCGGAAGTTTCACCCTTCCTGTGGATGTTATTGCCCTGAGTCCAAAAAACAGCTCTATAACCTTAGGCGATATAAGGAAGATCGCAGACAGCTTTATAAAACCATACCTGTTAAGCATAAAAGACATAGGCAATGTTGAGGTGTTTGGGGGATACAAAAGCGCCATAACAATAAATATAGATCCATACAAACTTGCCAAATACAACATATCCGCAGACAGGGTTATCAAAGCATTGTTCAGTCTTGACAGAGACATGCCTATAGGATTTATGAAAAGCAAAAACAACTTTCTCACACTTACATACTACGGTGAAAAAGACCGAATAGAGAAACTCAAACAGCTTCAAGTTGCTCCTAATTTACCTCTAAAAAGTGTCGCAGAAGTAAAATGGGATTATGAGAAACGATTCAGCGGATATATGGGAAACGGCCATCCCGCTATAGCTTTAGCCATCCAGAGAGCCCCAGGCGGCAGTGTTTTAGATGTCTCCAATGCAGCAAGAAACGCAATTAAGCAATTGCAAAAGCAATACCCCAATATAAAATTTGAGATATCAGATACACAAAGAAACCTAATACAGACATCCAATAGCAATATGCTTGAGGCGCTGAGGGATGCAATCATCTATACCCTCCTTGTTCTTCTTTTGTTTTTGGGTAATTTCAGGGCTATCATAGCTGCCGGTCTTTCTATACCTATGGTATTTTTCACAACTATAGCTGTTATTTGGCTTATGGGTGGTGAGCTAAACATCGTTGTATATACAGCCATTATACTTTCCTTGGGTATGCTCACAGATGATGCTGTGGTCGTGCTTGAAAACATAGAAAGACACCTAAACGAACTTAAAGAAGATTTAAATACCGCAATTTATAAGGGAACAAAAGAGGTTTTAGGGCCGGTATTTGCAGGCACACTCTCAACCATTGTAATCCTATTCCCCTTGATGTTTGTAGGTGATTTTCCTCAAAAGATATTTCAGCCGCTTATCTCAACACTCATAATAGCCCTGATTGTTTCTTACTTTTTATCAATAACATTTGTCCCCAAATTGTCCATCTATCTCTATAAAAACGGCACAAATAAGACAAAGATAGAAAAGATGTTCGAAAAACTTTACTATAACACCATAGGAAAGCTCATAGATCCATATTTAGGCATTTTGAGGTTTTCAAATAGCGGTAAGGTTGCCCTAAGAAGAAGCCTGTTAATCTTGGGTGTCATTGCGGTTTTTGTATTGAGTATAAAAAATATCATGCCAATACTTGGCAGGGATATTATGCCACCTATGGATACGGGTATAGTCATCGCAAAAGTAAAATTCAGCTCAAACAGCACAGCGGATGCGTCCATGAAAAAGTTGCAAAGTTTTTTGAATTGGCTGCATAAACAACCCTATGTGGTTAAAAGCTCTGTGGCTTTTGGTTCTGAGGCTGGGGTTTTATCTTTAGGCAGTGGTAACCTACCATCTGAGGCATCCATCACAATAAACTGTGTTGACAGATTCCACAGAAAATTAACAATCTGGCAAATGGAATCGATCTTCAGAAATAAATTAAATAAACTACCCGGTATTAAAAGTGTGAATGTATATGATTTTGGCGCGACTCCACTTTCCACAATAAAAGCCCCCTTAGATATAAGAATTTTAAGCGGGAGCTATTACAACTTACCAAAAGAAGCAAATTACATAGCAAAAAACATAAAAAAAATAAAGGGTCTAACCAGCATAGATACAAGCTGGGACAGCAACTTTGAGGAAATCACAGTAAATATTGATACAAACAAGTCCCTAAGTTATGGACTAACCCCGGCACAAATAATAGCTCAAATTCCTATAAACGGCAGGATAGCAGCGGTAAATGGCGATTTTGCTTCTATGAATAGTCAGTTTGTTAGAGTATATCTAAAAGGTAAGTTTAACGAAAACCTAAACAGTATCAAACTCCTTCCCATAAAGACGCCTTTTGGCTACTACATACCTCTACAAGCCGTGGCAAAATTTAAAAAGCACTTTACACCTGCTAAAATAGAAAGGGATCAACTGCTTTATAGCCTGGATGTCAGCGGATACAGAAATAAAAAGCCCATAACAATGATAACAGCAGATAGCGAAAAGATACTAAAACACATAAACACGAAAGGGTTCAAGGTAGAGCAGGCAGGCAGTATTGTTCAGCTAAACGACAGCTTTAAAAGGATGTTAAAGGCCATACTTATAGGTGTAATACTGCTGACTATGACGCTTATCGCCGTGTATAGATCTGTAAGAATGGGGCTTGTAATGATCGTGGTTTTACCACTTTCTATGATAGGCGCATCCTGGGCTATGTTAATATTCCATAAACCATCATGCATGCCCAGCATGATGGGAATATTGCTGCTTTTTGGCATAATCATAAAAAACTCAGTCCTTCTTATAGACTTCTATCAACATTACAGAGAAAAGGAATCACCGTTTGAAAGCGCTTTAGAAAGCGTAAGGGTAAGGTTCAGGCCTGTTATGATGACAGCATTTGGAACAATAGCCGGCATGATCCCTATAGCATTGGAGCGTGCTGTGGGTCTTGAAAGGTTGTCTCCTTTAGCAGATGTTGCTGTAGGTGGACTGCTAATCGGGACATTCCTAACGCTCGTGTATGTGCCTATGTTTGCCTATATGTTTGACTCAAAAAGCAAAACAGACAAAAGCACAAAGGCCACCTCTTGA
- a CDS encoding TolC family protein, which yields MRKVYLIAFFLFFSLPSFAKEVYTLNRAVNEAITNSYIIKEAIENQKAAKSNYKSSISSMLPSVDFSYNYTHLKDYPYSINSGTKMRAGDNDQTKWSVSITQPIFEGFALITQKEIAQLGVDISKIEKQKAILDVAENVKIAYFNILLAKKYLLVANEEVKSLKAHLRDAERLYKNGVIAYNDLLKSKVALANAIQTRTKARNDLKLAISSFNLALRKNINSDTDVADIMQFKSKTYNLNKLIDTAINKRPLLKELALELKQANLGIKLNQSSYYPHVEAFAKYEQKGQDVLANDNDYTNQHNAMVGVQIKWNIFSFGKDYYKTQQQKHKVFSLQEKINRITDNIKLQVKRAFLDLETAKENIKTAKEALKQAKENFRITNLQYQQQITTSTEVLDARSYLTQAEVNYYNALYGYFIALAKLQRTIGEK from the coding sequence ATGAGAAAAGTCTATCTTATCGCATTCTTTCTGTTTTTTTCTCTACCTTCTTTTGCAAAAGAGGTCTACACCCTAAACAGAGCCGTAAATGAAGCTATAACAAACAGCTACATAATAAAAGAGGCAATAGAAAATCAAAAAGCCGCAAAGAGTAATTACAAAAGTAGCATTTCAAGTATGTTACCATCAGTTGACTTTTCGTATAATTACACTCACCTAAAGGATTATCCATACTCCATAAACAGTGGCACAAAAATGCGGGCTGGTGATAACGACCAAACAAAATGGAGTGTTAGTATAACCCAGCCTATTTTTGAGGGTTTTGCCCTAATAACACAAAAGGAAATAGCTCAACTTGGAGTTGACATAAGCAAAATAGAAAAACAAAAAGCTATACTTGATGTAGCAGAAAATGTAAAAATAGCTTATTTTAATATTCTTCTTGCAAAAAAATACCTTTTAGTTGCAAACGAAGAGGTTAAAAGTCTAAAAGCTCATCTAAGGGATGCAGAAAGGCTATACAAAAACGGCGTTATAGCCTATAATGATTTATTAAAGTCTAAAGTAGCGCTGGCAAATGCAATCCAGACAAGAACAAAAGCCAGAAATGATTTAAAGCTTGCGATTTCCTCTTTTAATCTGGCATTGAGGAAAAACATAAACTCAGATACGGATGTTGCAGATATAATGCAATTTAAATCTAAAACCTACAATCTAAACAAACTTATAGATACAGCAATAAACAAAAGGCCACTATTAAAGGAGCTTGCATTGGAATTAAAACAGGCAAACTTAGGTATAAAGCTAAATCAAAGCAGCTACTACCCGCATGTAGAAGCGTTTGCAAAATATGAACAAAAAGGCCAAGATGTCTTGGCAAATGACAATGATTACACAAACCAGCACAATGCTATGGTTGGGGTTCAGATAAAATGGAATATATTCTCATTTGGCAAGGATTACTACAAAACCCAACAACAGAAACACAAGGTATTTTCTTTGCAGGAGAAAATAAATCGCATAACAGATAACATAAAACTTCAGGTAAAAAGAGCTTTTTTGGACTTAGAGACAGCTAAAGAAAATATAAAAACGGCAAAAGAGGCACTAAAACAGGCCAAAGAAAACTTTAGAATTACTAACCTTCAATATCAACAACAAATAACAACATCGACAGAGGTTTTGGATGCAAGATCGTACCTAACGCAGGCAGAGGTTAACTACTACAATGCACTTTATGGCTACTTTATAGCTCTGGCAAAGCTCCAAAGAACCATCGGAGAAAAATAA